In Desulfuribacillus alkaliarsenatis, the following proteins share a genomic window:
- the asnB gene encoding asparagine synthase (glutamine-hydrolyzing) translates to MCGISGIYNKNRTQLKEVDSTYEIEAKKLLESMTQQILHRGPDDFGFHINGPAGLGFRRLSIIDLEGGHQPLTNEDGTVWIAFNGEIYNYKELREELITKGHRFSTDSDTEVIIHLYEELGPKCAERLRGMFAFLIWDEKNQRLYGARDPFGIKPYYYVETNERFAFASEIKSLLQLPEYKAEVDEQSFLNYLTFQYVPDPMTMFKGIMKLPAAHYFTIENNEMNIERYWKVDFKPDESKDLNYFVEGIRDVMRDSVKAHLVSDVPRGAFLSSGIDSSAIVALVKEIEDVRTFTVGFDCGKYNEADYARETANYIGTKHEDLTITSEMFWTNLPRLVWHQDDPVADPSAIALYFVAKIASEHITVVLSGEGADEIFGGYNIYHEPESLKMFQYIPPGLRKTLADVASVLPEGMKGKGFIQRGSKSVEERFFGNAFIFNEDEKKQLSTLEERFFQFYRKPNDVTREVYNKAVGYDDITKMQYLDLHTWLPGDILMKADKMTMANSLELRVPFLDKKVFEFAATIPTKYRVHNGTTKYALREAMKQVLPEQVANRKKLGFPVPTRDWLRGGLYRPIYELIVDSQTEHLISKNEVLNLLEIHKSGKADVSRKLWTIIIFMLWHRIFIEKRETFEPMGRKRDYAALAQ, encoded by the coding sequence CTCCTAGAAAGCATGACCCAACAAATTTTACACCGTGGACCTGATGATTTCGGTTTTCATATTAACGGTCCTGCTGGTTTAGGTTTTCGTAGATTAAGTATTATTGACTTAGAGGGCGGGCATCAACCCCTTACTAATGAGGATGGTACGGTTTGGATTGCTTTTAATGGAGAGATATATAATTATAAAGAGCTACGTGAAGAGTTAATAACTAAAGGACATAGATTTTCTACGGATTCAGATACGGAAGTAATTATTCACCTGTATGAGGAGCTTGGCCCTAAATGTGCTGAAAGGCTTCGTGGTATGTTTGCTTTTCTTATTTGGGATGAGAAAAATCAGCGCTTGTACGGTGCCCGTGATCCATTTGGCATAAAACCATATTATTATGTTGAAACAAATGAACGCTTTGCCTTTGCTTCAGAAATAAAAAGTCTACTGCAACTACCAGAATATAAAGCTGAAGTGGACGAACAATCTTTTTTAAATTACTTAACATTTCAGTATGTTCCAGATCCGATGACGATGTTTAAGGGCATTATGAAATTGCCAGCGGCGCACTACTTTACAATTGAAAATAACGAAATGAATATTGAACGCTATTGGAAGGTTGATTTTAAGCCTGATGAATCGAAGGATTTAAACTATTTTGTTGAAGGTATAAGGGACGTAATGCGTGACTCTGTAAAAGCACATTTAGTAAGCGATGTGCCTAGGGGAGCATTTCTGTCGTCTGGTATTGACTCCAGTGCAATCGTTGCCTTAGTCAAGGAAATAGAGGATGTAAGAACATTTACCGTCGGATTTGATTGTGGTAAATATAATGAGGCTGATTATGCAAGGGAAACGGCAAATTATATAGGTACTAAACATGAAGACTTAACCATTACTTCGGAAATGTTTTGGACAAACTTACCTCGCTTAGTTTGGCACCAGGATGACCCAGTAGCTGACCCTTCGGCAATTGCACTATACTTCGTTGCGAAAATTGCCAGTGAGCATATAACGGTGGTACTGTCAGGGGAGGGTGCTGATGAAATCTTTGGTGGATATAACATCTACCATGAGCCTGAATCGCTGAAAATGTTTCAATACATACCACCAGGACTACGTAAAACCTTAGCTGACGTTGCAAGTGTGTTACCTGAGGGAATGAAGGGTAAGGGCTTTATACAACGTGGTTCCAAGAGTGTAGAGGAGCGCTTCTTTGGCAATGCATTTATCTTTAACGAAGACGAAAAAAAACAGCTTTCGACATTAGAAGAACGATTCTTCCAATTTTATCGAAAGCCTAATGATGTTACCAGAGAGGTTTATAACAAAGCAGTTGGTTATGATGACATAACAAAAATGCAATATTTAGATTTGCATACATGGCTGCCAGGTGACATTTTAATGAAAGCTGATAAAATGACAATGGCAAATTCCTTAGAACTACGAGTACCTTTCCTTGATAAGAAAGTGTTCGAATTTGCTGCGACAATTCCAACAAAATATCGTGTTCATAACGGAACTACAAAATACGCCCTGCGTGAAGCGATGAAGCAGGTATTGCCTGAGCAAGTAGCTAACCGTAAGAAGCTTGGTTTTCCAGTACCTACTCGGGATTGGTTGCGCGGTGGATTATATCGCCCAATATATGAGTTGATTGTTGATAGCCAGACAGAGCACTTAATAAGCAAGAATGAAGTGCTAAATCTACTTGAAATCCATAAGTCTGGAAAGGCTGACGTAAGTAGAAAGCTATGGACGATTATTATCTTTATGCTATGGCATCGTATTTTTATCGAAAAACGTGAAACATTTGAGCCTATGGGACGTAAACGAGACTATGCTGCTCTGGCGCAATAG